From the Maioricimonas rarisocia genome, one window contains:
- a CDS encoding type II secretion system protein, producing MKSAVKSPCGSRKGFTLIELVVVVLVMGILAAVAAPKMFDTASNAKVNSGRQSLSVLRDAIELHKAQNGVYPGDLGVGTDLADDLQPFLKGPFPKLSVPGAPGDGSVIYETDGGGLGAATGLSDWLYDNVDGSLKINVAAYETY from the coding sequence ATGAAGAGTGCAGTGAAGTCGCCGTGCGGTTCTCGAAAGGGTTTCACCCTGATTGAACTGGTGGTCGTCGTGCTGGTGATGGGGATCCTCGCTGCGGTCGCCGCACCGAAGATGTTCGACACGGCCAGCAATGCCAAGGTCAACTCCGGGCGTCAGTCGCTGAGCGTGCTGCGTGATGCCATCGAGTTGCACAAGGCCCAGAACGGTGTGTACCCGGGTGACCTGGGCGTCGGCACCGACCTCGCCGACGATCTTCAGCCGTTCCTCAAGGGACCGTTCCCGAAGCTGAGCGTTCCCGGAGCGCCTGGTGACGGCAGCGTCATCTACGAGACGGACGGCGGAGGACTCGGTGCAGCGACCGGACTGAGCGACTGGCTCTACGACAACGTCGATGGATCGCTCAAGATCAACGTCGCGGCCTACGAGACGTATTGA
- a CDS encoding HD-GYP domain-containing protein — protein sequence MTVQIHRTANDPAFAAARLILDEAFNTSFCFGRDSESCLTELNGNRATLVTSDGNSIDALLARVASDREPLVEPLLDGRSLLVIPVVDTDGRDALAWGISTDSGRDLLLRLARSTSVSISQQAQIRQYEEQLEDYVCQVSRDFEELVWLRSLAEQIGCTQEDHETDRIAATVFPELRTMVQAEAIILVNFLDGEDRSTVTDKLGQCRITRIGETAVCDETVHRLIRDLGTKALHEPVVMNDFRDRETLSKHAALDSCVLVPIANQRHQYGWLLAVNRTIAETAGQMSLELAAYSSAEQEFGTFEAGLLESSAVFLASHARNSDLFRQQELLLIGTVRAMINAVDARDPYTCGHSDRVALIARRLAAELGESPRRCEEIYLSGLLHDIGKIGVPDHVLLKPGRLTAEEFALIRKHPEIGYKVLRHLKPLEYVLPGVLHHHEAVDGSGYPFGLKGDEIPFDARVIAVADSLDAMTSSRPYREGMPFDKAESILRECAGQQWDSAIVDAYFAARDDIVDICCNADSHTQQILLGRDSVVHTVDSDSIIKAFAATRERQL from the coding sequence ATGACTGTTCAGATCCACCGAACGGCGAACGACCCGGCGTTTGCAGCCGCCCGACTGATTCTGGATGAGGCGTTCAATACGTCCTTCTGTTTCGGCCGCGATTCCGAGTCCTGCCTGACAGAGCTGAACGGGAATCGGGCGACTCTGGTCACGTCAGACGGCAATTCGATCGATGCGCTGCTGGCGCGCGTGGCGTCTGATCGTGAGCCGCTCGTCGAGCCGCTGCTGGATGGGCGGAGCCTGCTGGTCATTCCGGTGGTGGATACCGATGGCCGGGACGCGCTGGCCTGGGGCATCTCGACCGACTCCGGCCGCGATCTGCTTCTGCGACTGGCCCGCTCCACGAGTGTTTCGATTTCGCAACAGGCACAGATTCGCCAGTACGAAGAACAGCTCGAGGACTACGTCTGCCAGGTCAGTCGCGACTTCGAGGAACTGGTCTGGCTGCGGTCGCTTGCCGAGCAGATCGGATGCACGCAGGAAGACCACGAGACCGACCGTATCGCGGCGACCGTCTTTCCGGAGCTGCGGACGATGGTTCAGGCCGAAGCGATCATTCTCGTCAACTTCCTCGACGGAGAGGACCGGTCGACCGTCACCGACAAACTGGGCCAATGCAGAATTACCCGCATCGGCGAAACCGCGGTCTGCGACGAGACCGTGCACAGGCTGATTCGGGACCTGGGGACGAAGGCTCTGCACGAACCGGTCGTCATGAATGATTTCCGCGACCGCGAAACGCTCAGCAAGCACGCCGCACTCGATTCGTGCGTGCTCGTGCCCATCGCGAACCAGAGGCATCAGTATGGCTGGCTGCTGGCCGTCAATCGCACGATTGCCGAGACCGCCGGACAGATGAGCCTGGAACTGGCCGCCTACAGTTCAGCCGAGCAGGAGTTCGGCACATTCGAGGCCGGACTGCTGGAATCGTCGGCGGTGTTTCTCGCGTCGCATGCCCGCAATTCCGATCTGTTTCGTCAACAGGAACTGCTGCTGATCGGAACCGTGCGGGCCATGATCAACGCGGTCGATGCCCGCGACCCGTACACCTGCGGACACAGCGACCGCGTCGCACTCATCGCGCGGCGACTGGCGGCGGAACTCGGAGAATCACCGCGACGCTGCGAAGAGATCTATCTTTCCGGCCTGCTGCACGACATCGGCAAGATCGGTGTGCCGGACCACGTGCTGCTCAAGCCGGGGCGCCTGACGGCCGAAGAGTTCGCGCTGATCAGGAAGCATCCCGAGATCGGTTACAAGGTGCTCAGACACCTCAAACCACTCGAATATGTGCTGCCGGGGGTCCTGCATCACCACGAAGCCGTCGATGGCAGTGGTTATCCGTTCGGTCTCAAGGGAGATGAGATCCCGTTCGATGCGCGGGTGATTGCAGTGGCCGACTCGCTGGACGCCATGACGAGCAGCCGCCCGTACCGGGAAGGGATGCCGTTTGACAAAGCCGAATCCATTCTACGTGAATGTGCCGGCCAGCAGTGGGACTCTGCGATCGTCGACGCGTACTTCGCTGCCCGGGACGACATTGTCGACATCTGCTGCAATGCCGATTCTCACACGCAGCAGATTCTGCTGGGCCGCGACAGCGTCGTTCATACGGTCGACAGCGACAGCATCATCAAGGCGTTCGCTGCGACGCGGGAACGCCAGCTTTAG
- a CDS encoding response regulator — MATVKPRVLVVEDNRVMADVVRFNLTRADMDVKVAFNGRAALAAFNAGQFDLVITDYQMPEMSGEELCRAIRGGEHNALVPILLVSAKGYELDIQGLVEEFSLSRVLFKPFSPRDVVETARSLVEPAASPGGTE; from the coding sequence ATGGCAACTGTCAAACCGCGGGTCCTCGTCGTCGAAGACAATCGCGTAATGGCGGATGTCGTGCGGTTCAATCTGACACGGGCCGACATGGACGTGAAGGTCGCCTTCAACGGACGTGCCGCACTGGCCGCTTTCAACGCCGGGCAGTTCGACCTGGTCATCACCGACTACCAGATGCCGGAGATGAGTGGAGAAGAACTTTGCCGTGCGATCCGAGGGGGCGAACACAACGCGTTGGTCCCCATCCTGCTCGTTTCGGCCAAGGGCTATGAACTGGACATCCAGGGTCTGGTCGAAGAGTTCTCACTTTCCCGCGTGCTGTTCAAGCCGTTCAGTCCCCGGGATGTCGTCGAGACCGCACGCTCGCTGGTCGAGCCTGCCGCCAGTCCGGGTGGAACAGAGTAG